One region of Brachybacterium saurashtrense genomic DNA includes:
- a CDS encoding MATE family efflux transporter — MTSSPAPEPSPREERARRTVDREILVLAIPSLGALVAEPLFLLADSAFIARVSTTSLAGLGLASTVLTTIVGLAIFLAYSTTAAVARSFGAGRTREAIGRGIDACWLALVVGAASSLLLLLAGEPLLAAFGPSPEVLSEALTYLRLSAVGLPAMLAVQAATGLVRGLQDATLPLIVAVGGALVNIPLNWALIFALDLGIAGSALGTVLSQWGMAAVLLGVIVRRARRESLPLRPHPGNLVAVGRDAVPMFVRTLGLRAVVVTATVVATQLGEVQLAAHQLATTVFTALALALDSLAIAGQALTGRYLGASDPATVRAVTRRLMTWGVGGGAVVSVLLLAASYVIPELFTPDAAVQETLRAALWMLVIAQPIAGYVFVLDGVLMGAGDAPYLATVGALIAVAILPGAIAVALWAPAGPLGLAMLWLACNVLFMVLRAVSLGLRVRTDAWMRLG; from the coding sequence GTGACCTCCTCCCCCGCTCCCGAGCCCTCGCCCCGCGAGGAACGGGCACGGCGCACCGTGGACCGGGAGATCCTGGTGCTGGCGATCCCCAGCCTCGGCGCGCTCGTGGCCGAGCCCCTGTTCCTGCTGGCCGATTCGGCGTTCATCGCGCGCGTCTCCACGACCTCCCTCGCGGGGCTGGGGCTGGCCTCGACCGTGCTCACCACGATCGTGGGGCTGGCGATCTTCCTGGCCTACTCCACCACGGCCGCGGTGGCCCGCTCCTTCGGCGCCGGCCGCACCCGGGAGGCGATCGGCCGCGGGATCGACGCCTGCTGGCTGGCGCTCGTGGTGGGCGCCGCCTCCTCGCTCCTGCTGCTGCTCGCCGGGGAGCCGCTGCTCGCCGCCTTCGGCCCCTCCCCGGAGGTGCTCTCCGAGGCGCTGACCTACCTGCGCCTGAGCGCCGTGGGCCTGCCCGCCATGCTCGCGGTGCAGGCCGCGACCGGGCTGGTGCGGGGGCTGCAGGACGCGACGCTGCCGCTGATCGTCGCCGTGGGCGGTGCGCTCGTGAACATCCCGCTGAACTGGGCGCTGATCTTCGCGCTCGACCTGGGGATCGCGGGCTCCGCGCTGGGCACCGTGCTCAGCCAGTGGGGGATGGCGGCCGTGCTCCTGGGCGTGATCGTGCGCCGCGCCCGGCGGGAGTCCCTCCCGCTGCGGCCGCATCCGGGGAACCTCGTGGCGGTGGGCCGGGATGCGGTGCCGATGTTCGTGCGCACACTGGGGCTGCGGGCGGTGGTGGTCACCGCCACCGTGGTCGCCACCCAGCTGGGCGAGGTGCAGCTGGCCGCGCACCAGCTCGCCACCACCGTGTTCACCGCGCTGGCGCTGGCTCTGGACTCGCTCGCGATCGCGGGCCAGGCGCTCACCGGCCGGTACCTGGGCGCCTCGGATCCGGCCACGGTGCGGGCGGTGACCCGGCGCCTGATGACCTGGGGCGTGGGCGGCGGCGCGGTGGTCTCGGTGCTGCTGCTGGCGGCGAGCTACGTGATCCCGGAGCTGTTCACGCCGGATGCCGCCGTGCAGGAGACGCTGCGGGCGGCGCTGTGGATGCTGGTGATCGCCCAGCCGATCGCCGGGTACGTGTTCGTGCTGGACGGCGTGCTGATGGGCGCGGGGGACGCCCCCTACCTCGCGACGGTGGGCGCACTGATCGCCGTGGCGATCCTGCCGGGCGCGATCGCCGTGGCGCTGTGGGCACCCGCCGGTCCGCTGGGCCTGGCGATGCTGTGGCTGGCCTGCAACGTGCTGTTCATGGTGCTGCGCGCGGTGAGCCTGGGGCTGCGGGTGCGCACCGACGCCTGGATGCGCCTGGGCTGA
- a CDS encoding efflux RND transporter permease subunit, whose amino-acid sequence MNRLATLSLNNRSFIALVCIAVSIIGVFVMTTMRQELIPSVSLPQIQVITTAPGSSSEQVRDRITAPVEQSLSGLENVEGTSSNSEAGLSMVTVELTYGTDISRSANQVDAALTRIEDQLPDSADPQVIAGGTSDLPAVVLSVSSDLEPSELATRLDASVTRELERVDSVSSVAVIGAPEEIVRITPDEDALAENGLTENDITTALDATGLSLPGGSVVDGDRTLDVVLGQSVDTLESLEQIQLLPADDGGQSQGTGEDGQAQDGQTQDGQVPGTEVPSTDAQQPAQPVTLDEVADVERVTQEATSISRTNGRESLVLMVTATADGNVVDVSEGVEGVLADTLPGVGGNAEADVVFDQAPFIEESILALAEEGLLGLLFAVGVILLFLRRVRPTVVTAISIPTSLLIAFIGMYVTGYTLNMLTLAALTISIGRVVDDSIVVIENIMRHLAYGKTKRRAILDAVAEVAGAITAATLATVVVFLPIAVVAGMAGELFRPFALTVGIAMLSSLLVALTIVPVLAYWFLKLPKGHEQVHPDDAAQVAAIREAAESQEESSWLHRLYAPLLRVVLGSLPRRLVTVAVSVLILVGTAFLYPLLNISFLGDTGQNIASLTQTLPAGSSLEQSSDKATESEEALLGIDGVETVQTTIGGGGFGFGGGENEISFSITTDADADQEELLDTMVSTLEGLPEPGTVEAADVASPTGSNSVDVLITGPTAADRQDANDALLAELDPLPEGVSEVSSDLQADQPTAVVTVDREAAAQRGLTEEAVIGMVAQQLYPGAIGTVTLEDDELDIYIAGTESVDTYDQLQDLTLMGSMPLTDVATIEEELSRPSISTRDGRETVTVSLAPATEDVGAATDAALAAIDEAELPAGVEATLGGTAADIDETFGQLGIAMLAAILLVYVLLVWIFKSLVQPLILLVSIPFAATGALGLLVITRVPLGLPSMIGLLMLVGIVVTNAIVLIDLVNQYRRQGMALEEALHLGSAKRLRPILMTAAATIFALIPMALGITGNGGFIAQPLAVVVIGGLISSTLLTLVIVPVLYRIAEGPGERKRLREEERLAQLHAEREERERAEQRRVAREHHVQPAGATAGGTTADGTAPDGTAADGARHRRAARDGDRRDAAGTTGEGTGAAGRRRRTLKERGGLLGILRARRRRD is encoded by the coding sequence ATGAATCGCCTGGCCACGCTGAGCCTGAACAACCGGTCCTTCATCGCCCTGGTGTGCATCGCGGTGTCGATCATCGGCGTGTTCGTGATGACCACGATGCGCCAGGAGCTGATCCCCTCGGTGTCGCTGCCGCAGATCCAGGTGATCACCACCGCGCCGGGCTCCTCCTCGGAGCAGGTGCGCGACCGCATCACCGCCCCGGTCGAGCAGTCCCTCAGCGGGCTCGAGAACGTGGAGGGCACCTCCTCGAACTCCGAGGCGGGGCTGTCGATGGTCACGGTGGAGCTCACCTACGGCACCGACATCTCCCGCTCCGCCAACCAGGTGGACGCCGCCCTCACCCGCATCGAGGATCAGCTCCCGGACTCCGCAGATCCTCAGGTCATCGCCGGGGGCACCAGCGATCTGCCGGCCGTGGTGCTCTCCGTCTCCTCGGATCTGGAGCCCTCGGAGCTCGCCACCCGGCTCGACGCCTCCGTGACGCGGGAGCTGGAGCGCGTGGACAGCGTCTCCTCGGTGGCCGTGATCGGCGCACCGGAGGAGATCGTGCGGATCACCCCGGACGAGGACGCCCTGGCGGAGAACGGCCTCACCGAGAACGACATCACCACCGCGCTGGACGCCACCGGGCTCTCCCTGCCGGGCGGCTCCGTGGTGGACGGCGACCGCACCCTGGACGTGGTGCTCGGGCAGTCGGTGGACACCCTCGAGAGCCTCGAGCAGATCCAGCTCCTCCCGGCCGACGACGGCGGCCAGAGCCAGGGCACCGGCGAGGACGGCCAGGCCCAGGACGGCCAGACCCAGGACGGCCAGGTCCCGGGCACCGAGGTGCCGAGCACGGATGCGCAGCAGCCCGCGCAGCCGGTCACCCTCGACGAGGTGGCGGACGTGGAGCGGGTCACCCAGGAGGCCACCTCGATCTCCCGCACCAACGGGCGCGAGTCGCTGGTGCTGATGGTCACCGCCACCGCGGACGGCAACGTCGTGGACGTCTCCGAGGGCGTCGAGGGCGTCCTCGCGGACACCCTGCCCGGCGTGGGCGGGAACGCGGAGGCCGACGTCGTCTTCGACCAGGCGCCCTTCATCGAGGAGTCGATCCTGGCGCTCGCCGAGGAGGGCCTGCTGGGCCTGCTCTTCGCCGTCGGCGTGATCCTGCTGTTCCTGCGCCGGGTGCGGCCCACGGTGGTCACCGCGATCTCGATCCCCACGTCGCTGCTGATCGCGTTCATCGGCATGTACGTCACCGGGTACACGCTGAACATGCTCACCCTGGCGGCGCTGACGATCTCGATCGGCCGCGTGGTGGACGACTCGATCGTGGTGATCGAGAACATCATGCGCCACCTCGCCTACGGCAAGACCAAGCGCCGCGCGATTCTCGACGCGGTGGCGGAGGTGGCCGGGGCCATCACCGCCGCGACCCTCGCCACCGTGGTGGTGTTCCTGCCGATCGCGGTGGTCGCGGGCATGGCCGGGGAGCTGTTCCGGCCCTTCGCCCTCACCGTGGGCATCGCGATGCTGTCCTCCCTGCTGGTGGCGCTGACGATCGTGCCGGTGCTCGCCTACTGGTTCCTGAAGCTCCCCAAGGGCCACGAGCAGGTGCACCCGGACGACGCCGCCCAGGTGGCCGCGATCCGGGAGGCGGCGGAGTCGCAGGAGGAGAGCAGCTGGCTGCACCGGCTGTACGCGCCGCTGCTGCGCGTGGTGCTGGGCTCCCTGCCCCGCCGCCTGGTCACCGTCGCCGTCTCGGTGCTGATCCTGGTGGGCACCGCGTTCCTCTACCCGCTGCTGAACATCAGCTTCCTGGGCGACACCGGGCAGAACATCGCCTCGCTCACCCAGACCCTCCCGGCCGGCTCCAGCCTCGAGCAGTCCTCGGACAAGGCCACCGAGAGCGAGGAGGCACTGCTGGGGATCGACGGGGTCGAGACGGTGCAGACCACCATCGGCGGCGGCGGGTTCGGCTTCGGCGGCGGGGAGAACGAGATCAGCTTCTCGATCACCACCGACGCGGACGCGGACCAGGAGGAGCTGCTGGACACGATGGTCTCCACCCTGGAGGGCCTGCCCGAGCCCGGCACCGTCGAGGCTGCGGACGTCGCCTCGCCCACCGGCTCGAACTCCGTGGACGTGCTGATCACCGGCCCCACCGCCGCGGACCGCCAGGACGCCAACGACGCTCTGCTCGCGGAGCTCGACCCGCTGCCGGAGGGCGTCTCCGAGGTGAGCAGCGACCTGCAGGCCGATCAGCCCACCGCGGTGGTGACCGTGGATCGGGAGGCGGCCGCGCAGCGCGGGCTCACGGAGGAGGCCGTGATCGGGATGGTGGCCCAGCAGCTGTACCCCGGCGCGATCGGGACCGTCACCCTCGAGGACGACGAGCTGGACATCTACATCGCGGGCACCGAGAGCGTGGACACCTACGACCAGCTGCAGGACCTCACCCTGATGGGGTCGATGCCGCTGACGGACGTCGCGACGATCGAGGAGGAGCTCTCCCGTCCCTCGATCTCCACCCGGGACGGGCGGGAGACGGTGACGGTGTCCCTCGCCCCGGCCACCGAGGACGTGGGCGCCGCGACCGATGCCGCGCTGGCCGCGATCGACGAGGCGGAGCTTCCCGCGGGCGTGGAGGCGACGCTCGGCGGCACCGCCGCGGACATCGACGAGACCTTCGGCCAGCTGGGCATCGCCATGCTCGCCGCGATCCTGCTGGTGTACGTGCTGCTGGTGTGGATCTTCAAGTCGCTGGTCCAGCCGCTGATCCTGCTGGTCTCGATCCCCTTCGCGGCCACGGGCGCGCTGGGCCTGCTGGTGATCACCCGGGTGCCGCTGGGGCTTCCCTCCATGATCGGCCTGCTGATGCTGGTGGGCATCGTGGTGACCAACGCGATCGTGCTCATCGACCTGGTGAACCAGTACCGGCGCCAGGGCATGGCGCTCGAGGAGGCGCTGCATCTGGGCTCCGCCAAGCGTCTGCGCCCGATCCTCATGACCGCCGCCGCGACGATCTTCGCGCTGATCCCGATGGCGCTGGGCATCACCGGCAACGGCGGGTTCATCGCCCAGCCGCTCGCGGTGGTGGTGATCGGCGGCCTGATCTCCTCGACCCTGCTCACCCTGGTGATCGTGCCGGTGCTGTACCGGATCGCGGAGGGCCCGGGGGAGCGCAAGCGGCTGCGGGAGGAGGAGCGCCTGGCGCAGCTGCACGCGGAGCGCGAGGAGCGCGAGCGGGCCGAGCAGCGGCGCGTGGCACGGGAGCACCACGTCCAGCCGGCCGGTGCGACGGCCGGCGGCACGACGGCCGACGGCACGGCCCCTGACGGCACGGCGGCCGACGGTGCCCGGCACCGTCGGGCGGCGCGGGACGGCGACCGCCGCGACGCGGCCGGAACCACGGGCGAGGGCACCGGCGCTGCCGGCCGCCGCCGGCGCACCCTCAAGGAGCGCGGCGGGCTGCTGGGCATCCTCCGCGCGCGCCGACGTCGCGACTGA
- a CDS encoding sensor histidine kinase has product MTEDRPRAPREPRGPRAWTVRLRVLTAMMALMTVGLAVTGVLTYAAQFRALDARVEAELWQEYDELALIAQSADEAGEPVHETVDSVLVTATDSAAPSDFESVLTFLDGQPRYEPRQQDFALLEQPAEGADAEEAARLAAEAERVQQALLEVHEPGRAVIVPLEAYDRDLRVLVASVTVEGDEAQGVFVVANDVGAQRRDLWRSVLTFTGLSVLTLLLAGGVGYVITGRLLRPLEDLREATEQITVEDLEHRVPVPDGRDDIGALARNFNRMLERIQAGFAEQRRFMSDVGHELRTPLTIVRGTLETTDRGDPADVREAHDIALEELERMGRVVGDLSELAASTRPDFVRPRPLDMAAFARSAFARITHVAERDWVLARTVDAVAEADEQRLAQAVVQLAANAARYSDEGSHIRLAVDRVLGADGPEIHVSVQDEGIGIAPEDQHRIFERFARLDESRGTGSGLGLPIVRAIAEGHGGTVRLDSAPGRGSTFTIVIPQAPAAPSAPEGVHGGAGAGGSSGGRTARDNGPRRADPGADHHTTTRGREHG; this is encoded by the coding sequence ATGACCGAAGACCGCCCTCGCGCGCCCCGTGAGCCCCGGGGGCCGCGGGCGTGGACGGTGCGCCTGCGCGTGCTCACGGCGATGATGGCCCTGATGACGGTGGGCCTGGCGGTCACCGGCGTGCTCACCTACGCCGCCCAGTTCCGGGCGCTGGATGCACGGGTCGAGGCGGAGCTGTGGCAGGAGTACGACGAGCTGGCGCTGATCGCCCAGAGCGCCGACGAGGCCGGCGAGCCCGTGCACGAGACCGTGGACAGCGTGCTGGTCACCGCCACGGACTCCGCCGCGCCCTCGGACTTCGAGTCGGTGCTCACCTTCCTCGACGGGCAGCCGCGCTACGAGCCGCGCCAGCAGGACTTCGCCCTGCTGGAGCAGCCCGCGGAGGGCGCCGATGCGGAGGAGGCGGCGCGCCTCGCGGCCGAGGCGGAGCGGGTGCAGCAGGCGCTGCTGGAGGTGCACGAGCCGGGCCGGGCCGTGATCGTCCCGCTCGAGGCCTACGACCGGGACCTGCGCGTGCTGGTCGCCTCCGTGACCGTGGAGGGGGACGAGGCGCAGGGCGTGTTCGTGGTCGCGAACGACGTCGGCGCCCAGCGCCGCGACCTGTGGCGGAGCGTGCTCACCTTCACCGGGCTGTCCGTGCTGACGCTGCTGCTCGCCGGCGGGGTGGGGTACGTGATCACCGGCCGGCTGCTGCGACCGCTGGAGGATCTGCGCGAGGCGACCGAGCAGATCACCGTCGAGGACCTCGAGCACCGGGTGCCCGTGCCCGACGGCCGCGACGACATCGGCGCCCTGGCCCGCAACTTCAACCGCATGCTGGAGCGCATCCAGGCCGGCTTCGCCGAGCAGCGGCGCTTCATGAGCGATGTGGGCCACGAGCTGCGCACCCCGCTCACGATCGTGCGCGGCACCCTGGAGACCACCGACCGCGGGGACCCGGCCGACGTGCGCGAGGCCCATGACATCGCGCTCGAGGAGCTGGAGCGGATGGGCCGCGTGGTGGGGGACCTCTCCGAGCTTGCCGCCTCCACCCGTCCCGACTTCGTGCGGCCCCGGCCCCTGGACATGGCCGCCTTCGCCCGGTCCGCCTTCGCGCGGATCACGCACGTCGCCGAGCGCGACTGGGTCCTCGCGCGCACGGTGGACGCCGTCGCCGAGGCGGACGAGCAGCGCCTCGCCCAGGCGGTGGTGCAGCTGGCCGCGAACGCCGCCCGGTACAGCGACGAGGGCAGCCACATCCGCCTGGCCGTGGACCGGGTGCTGGGGGCGGACGGCCCCGAGATCCACGTGAGCGTGCAGGACGAGGGGATCGGGATCGCCCCCGAGGACCAGCACCGCATCTTCGAGCGCTTCGCCCGCCTGGACGAGAGCCGCGGCACCGGCTCCGGGCTGGGGCTGCCGATCGTGCGGGCGATCGCGGAGGGCCACGGCGGGACGGTGCGCCTCGACTCCGCGCCCGGGCGCGGCTCCACCTTCACCATCGTGATCCCGCAGGCCCCGGCCGCCCCGTCGGCCCCGGAGGGTGTGCACGGCGGCGCGGGCGCCGGCGGGTCCTCCGGGGGGCGGACGGCACGGGACAATGGACCGCGGCGGGCCGACCCCGGCGCCGACCACCACACCACCACCCGCGGGAGGGAGCACGGATGA
- a CDS encoding response regulator transcription factor, with the protein MRILIAEDEARIARFMERGLAAHGYATTVVEDGISALDLGSSGDFDLLILDVGLPRMDGFQVLKALRGMEVQLPILMVTARTGVDDTVQGLEGGANDYIAKPFRFEELLARVKLRAREASAGAGSVSADELTLGDLSLDLRSRIATCTVDGAERQVELSSREFTMARVFLENPGQVLTRDLLLSKVWGYDYDGASNVVDVYVGYLRGKLGAPRLVTVRGAGYKIVDPAA; encoded by the coding sequence ATGAGGATCCTCATCGCCGAGGACGAGGCGCGCATCGCCCGGTTCATGGAGCGGGGGCTGGCCGCGCACGGCTACGCCACCACCGTGGTCGAGGACGGCATCTCCGCCCTCGACCTCGGCTCCTCCGGCGATTTCGACCTGCTGATCCTCGACGTGGGCCTGCCGCGGATGGACGGCTTCCAGGTGCTGAAGGCGCTGCGGGGCATGGAGGTGCAGCTCCCGATCCTCATGGTCACCGCCCGCACCGGGGTGGACGACACCGTGCAGGGTCTCGAGGGCGGCGCCAACGACTACATCGCCAAGCCCTTCCGCTTCGAGGAGCTGCTGGCGCGGGTGAAGCTGCGCGCCCGGGAGGCGAGCGCCGGCGCGGGCAGCGTCAGCGCCGACGAGCTCACCCTCGGGGACCTCAGCCTGGACCTGCGCTCCCGGATCGCGACCTGCACGGTGGACGGCGCCGAGCGGCAGGTGGAGCTCTCCTCGCGGGAGTTCACGATGGCGCGGGTGTTCCTGGAGAACCCCGGGCAGGTGCTCACCCGGGACCTGCTGCTGTCGAAGGTGTGGGGCTACGACTACGACGGCGCCTCGAACGTGGTGGACGTGTACGTGGGCTACCTGCGCGGCAAGCTCGGGGCGCCCCGGCTGGTGACCGTGCGCGGCGCCGGGTACAAGATCGTGGACCCCGCCGCGTGA
- a CDS encoding ABC transporter transmembrane domain-containing protein — protein MRDRARSRADDGLVWDAAPLPPLLRGRRRGWLALLVLLGLGQAALGALSAWALVRLQDAPAGVSELLLRALAVLLLTALAIGALTVHERVVAERLGQDYVHQLRLTLLGDALTPGHSTSLGVTVARTTNDLAGVRNWVSQGIAPLTAAVPLIGGSLVTLAVLDPHLALALAAPLAGLGLCLLVWARTALIKTRRMRRTRGRLATRIADTVTAAEGILAAGGGERELRGLRDASGSLVEIAVDRAGTVGALRAGGVVTSTLTTLLVAATGTYLGLTPQVTMAAMAVAGIASAPVLGIGRIVEHRQTYRAARMVLGPALAGAEERRAQAGARRRLAADVPAPDPVPDGDAGVHLELPGLTAPGQPLRARPGDRVRLVSQDPRAPHEFVRRLLELSPGPASGPPDSLWVAGRNLRRLTPKRVRRRVGHAAAGAVFERGALSRALHYRRPDLDAAHDEEMLARVGLDVSALPHGARTRLRSGGAPLDRADRARLALARALYGDPPLLLVEGIEGDLDDAGRRMLAQVLEDYPGVVVMVSTEGLAHRLGAREHRLEALPAPHRPAAVGDRRGREDEADEE, from the coding sequence ATGCGTGACCGCGCCCGCTCCCGGGCCGACGACGGACTGGTGTGGGACGCCGCGCCGCTGCCCCCGCTGCTGCGGGGCCGGCGGCGGGGCTGGCTCGCGCTGCTGGTGCTGCTCGGGCTGGGCCAGGCGGCGCTCGGGGCGCTCTCCGCGTGGGCGCTGGTGCGGCTGCAGGACGCCCCGGCCGGGGTGTCGGAGCTGCTGCTGCGCGCCCTGGCGGTGCTGCTGCTCACGGCCCTCGCGATCGGTGCGCTCACCGTCCACGAGCGGGTGGTCGCCGAGCGCCTGGGCCAGGACTACGTCCACCAGCTGCGCCTCACGCTGCTGGGCGATGCGCTGACCCCCGGGCACAGCACCTCCCTGGGCGTGACCGTGGCCCGCACCACCAACGACCTCGCCGGGGTGCGGAACTGGGTCTCCCAGGGCATCGCCCCGCTCACCGCCGCGGTGCCTCTGATCGGCGGCAGCCTGGTCACGCTCGCCGTGCTGGACCCCCACCTCGCCCTCGCCCTCGCGGCACCGCTGGCCGGGCTCGGCCTGTGCCTGCTGGTGTGGGCGCGCACCGCGCTGATCAAGACCCGACGGATGCGCCGCACCCGCGGTCGCCTCGCCACCCGCATCGCCGACACCGTCACCGCGGCCGAGGGGATCCTCGCCGCGGGCGGCGGCGAGCGCGAGCTGCGGGGGCTGCGGGACGCCTCCGGCTCCCTGGTGGAGATCGCGGTGGACCGGGCCGGGACCGTCGGCGCGCTGCGCGCCGGCGGGGTGGTCACCTCCACCCTCACCACCCTGCTGGTGGCCGCGACCGGCACCTACCTGGGCCTGACCCCGCAGGTGACGATGGCGGCGATGGCGGTGGCGGGCATCGCCTCGGCCCCCGTGCTGGGGATCGGAAGGATCGTCGAGCACCGCCAGACGTACCGCGCCGCCCGGATGGTGCTGGGACCCGCGCTGGCCGGTGCCGAGGAGCGCCGGGCGCAGGCCGGCGCCCGCCGCCGCCTCGCCGCCGACGTCCCCGCCCCCGACCCCGTGCCGGACGGCGACGCGGGCGTGCACCTGGAGCTGCCGGGGCTCACCGCCCCCGGGCAGCCGCTGCGCGCACGGCCCGGCGACCGGGTGCGCCTGGTCTCGCAGGATCCGCGGGCACCGCACGAGTTCGTCCGACGCCTGCTGGAGCTGTCGCCCGGCCCCGCCTCGGGCCCGCCGGACTCGCTGTGGGTGGCGGGCCGGAACCTGCGCCGCCTCACCCCGAAGCGGGTGCGGCGACGGGTGGGCCACGCCGCGGCGGGCGCCGTGTTCGAACGGGGCGCCCTGTCCCGCGCGCTGCACTACCGGCGCCCGGACCTGGACGCCGCCCACGACGAGGAGATGCTGGCCCGGGTGGGGCTGGACGTCTCGGCGCTGCCCCACGGGGCGCGCACCCGGCTGCGCAGCGGCGGTGCGCCGCTGGACCGCGCGGACCGCGCACGGCTGGCCCTCGCACGGGCGCTGTACGGCGACCCGCCGCTGCTGCTCGTGGAAGGCATCGAGGGCGATCTCGACGATGCCGGGCGGCGGATGCTCGCGCAGGTGCTGGAGGACTACCCGGGGGTGGTGGTGATGGTCTCCACCGAGGGACTCGCCCACCGGCTCGGGGCCCGCGAGCACCGGCTCGAGGCGCTTCCCGCGCCCCACCGGCCCGCCGCCGTCGGCGACCGCCGCGGCCGGGAGGACGAGGCCGACGAGGAGTGA
- a CDS encoding DUF1611 domain-containing protein codes for MTILHPRTATAARPDHDAPPAASPVPAPHTVPAREAEAGLRSRLERAKHAFSTRTVGPFLRSAEGLGLLTGDHVPQAGEVVLARVTALGHHKRLESPVSRRQMLFEGDEILVAYGSRYAADQFLAVLPDDLGPAHLAAAGGLASRVIERHDRIAGATEITPIGVLHDAHGPLTLTRTAAHRVDRGIASRPARPAHEVPVLAVLGTSMNSGKSTVLAHLAHGLSAAGLRVAAGKATGTGAGNDYNAFVDAGARPVMDFTDFGYSSTFQVGIEEVRDLFLSLADALAGAPERPDVVLIEIADGVYQGETARLLTDDAFGEVVDRIVFAAGDALGAVGGVGALDALGRRPSCVSGVVTGSPLATAEARRALEVPVLPTAALGTAEVARGLVADLLEGAADDA; via the coding sequence ATGACGATCCTGCACCCCCGGACCGCGACCGCCGCCCGTCCGGACCACGACGCCCCGCCCGCCGCCTCCCCCGTGCCGGCGCCGCACACCGTGCCGGCCCGCGAGGCCGAGGCCGGGCTGCGGTCCCGGCTGGAGAGGGCCAAGCACGCGTTCTCCACCCGCACCGTCGGCCCGTTCCTGCGCAGCGCCGAGGGCCTGGGCCTGCTCACCGGGGATCACGTGCCGCAGGCCGGGGAGGTGGTGCTCGCGCGCGTCACCGCGCTCGGCCATCACAAGCGCCTGGAGAGCCCCGTCTCGCGCCGACAGATGCTGTTCGAGGGCGACGAGATCCTGGTGGCCTACGGCAGCCGGTACGCGGCCGACCAGTTCCTGGCGGTGCTGCCCGACGACCTCGGGCCCGCGCACCTGGCCGCCGCCGGCGGTCTCGCCTCGCGGGTGATCGAACGGCACGACCGCATCGCCGGCGCCACCGAGATCACCCCGATCGGGGTGCTGCACGACGCGCACGGCCCGCTCACCCTCACCCGCACGGCGGCGCACCGCGTGGACCGCGGGATCGCCTCCCGCCCGGCGCGCCCCGCGCACGAGGTGCCCGTCCTGGCGGTCCTGGGCACCTCCATGAACTCCGGCAAGTCGACCGTGCTCGCGCATCTCGCCCACGGGCTCTCCGCCGCCGGGCTGCGGGTCGCGGCGGGCAAGGCCACCGGCACCGGCGCGGGCAACGACTACAACGCCTTCGTCGACGCGGGGGCGCGGCCGGTCATGGACTTCACGGACTTCGGGTACTCCTCCACCTTCCAGGTGGGCATCGAGGAGGTGCGCGATCTGTTCCTGTCCCTCGCCGACGCCCTCGCGGGCGCACCCGAGCGCCCCGACGTGGTGCTGATCGAGATCGCCGACGGCGTCTACCAGGGCGAGACCGCGCGCCTGCTCACCGATGACGCGTTCGGGGAGGTCGTGGACCGGATCGTGTTCGCGGCCGGGGATGCGCTGGGCGCCGTGGGCGGGGTGGGGGCGCTGGACGCCCTGGGGCGGCGCCCCTCCTGCGTCTCCGGCGTGGTGACCGGCTCGCCGCTGGCGACCGCCGAGGCACGCCGGGCGCTGGAGGTGCCGGTCCTCCCCACCGCCGCCCTCGGCACCGCGGAGGTGGCGCGCGGTCTGGTCGCCGATCTCCTCGAGGGCGCCGCCGACGATGCGTGA
- a CDS encoding ferritin-like domain-containing protein, with protein sequence MAFDLDQFAESSVPVKYEDLDFDTFETQPLDAPTLRSLRYMCDVEYHTSCFLRDLLVTPSHREEDAGGFMTLWNREEFWHGEALAQVLARHGIVVDYDEVKAKREKLGWMGALGPLKQSVLSNLAGTDFVAVHMVWGAANELSAVAAYRRLSAMTDHPALSPLLKRIAQQETRHVAFYTTQARERLTASETAQKVVRLVMSRMWKPVGSGMMDDAEVRHVMGHLFAGKAGELDKLDTRVQRLPGLDGLTIFRSAFARLGVPA encoded by the coding sequence ATGGCCTTCGACCTCGACCAGTTCGCCGAGTCCTCGGTGCCCGTGAAGTACGAGGATCTCGACTTCGATACCTTCGAGACCCAGCCGCTGGACGCCCCCACCCTCCGCTCGCTGCGCTACATGTGCGACGTGGAGTACCACACCTCCTGCTTCCTGCGGGACCTGCTGGTCACCCCCTCGCACCGCGAGGAGGACGCCGGCGGCTTCATGACCCTGTGGAACCGGGAGGAGTTCTGGCACGGGGAGGCGCTCGCCCAGGTGCTGGCCCGCCACGGCATCGTGGTGGACTACGACGAGGTGAAGGCCAAGCGCGAGAAGCTGGGCTGGATGGGGGCGCTGGGCCCGCTGAAGCAGTCGGTGCTCAGCAACCTCGCCGGCACGGACTTCGTGGCCGTGCACATGGTGTGGGGCGCCGCGAACGAGCTCTCCGCCGTGGCGGCCTATCGTCGGCTCTCCGCGATGACCGATCATCCGGCGCTGTCCCCGCTGCTGAAGCGGATCGCCCAGCAGGAGACCCGCCACGTCGCCTTCTACACCACCCAGGCCCGGGAGCGGCTCACCGCCTCGGAGACCGCGCAGAAGGTGGTGCGCCTGGTGATGTCGCGGATGTGGAAGCCGGTGGGCAGCGGGATGATGGACGACGCCGAGGTGCGCCACGTGATGGGCCACCTGTTCGCCGGGAAGGCCGGCGAGCTGGACAAGCTCGACACCCGGGTGCAGCGCCTGCCCGGGCTGGACGGGCTGACGATCTTCCGCAGCGCCTTCGCCCGGCTGGGCGTCCCCGCCTGA